A genomic stretch from Candidatus Methanomassiliicoccus intestinalis Issoire-Mx1 includes:
- a CDS encoding DUF2971 domain-containing protein, producing MSDKFLVDDLDGDDRILIAELVKRVYNKYPEIVYHYTSLDSAIKIIDSKVIHFRDSRLLADNTEQRNVFNILNEMISMDEYSDDFKRYAYQICQDEYLDQYISSDLQNNRFSDISRFFVFSCSFDEHSEYLISTYAKRNNPIGCRITINAKDLGEQFYPQYLEIVPIIYNEQDKRALVKLIVDHAYLKFKRAMSDEDKKTAIGLMVSYLMYLGIYLKSEEYSKENEVRILLVEDNDSRQDLSEFKKDDYRYELPIVEHFCTEFKTM from the coding sequence ATGTCTGATAAGTTTCTGGTCGATGATCTAGATGGTGATGACAGAATATTAATTGCAGAGCTAGTAAAACGAGTCTATAACAAATATCCAGAGATCGTATACCATTATACATCATTAGACTCAGCAATAAAAATTATAGATTCAAAAGTTATTCATTTTAGAGACAGCAGATTGTTAGCTGATAACACTGAACAACGAAATGTATTCAACATTTTAAACGAGATGATAAGCATGGATGAATACTCTGATGATTTTAAACGATATGCTTATCAGATATGTCAAGATGAATATCTTGATCAATATATCTCATCAGACCTGCAAAATAACAGATTTTCAGACATCTCACGATTTTTTGTATTTTCATGCAGTTTTGATGAACATTCTGAGTATCTTATATCAACTTATGCTAAAAGGAATAACCCTATAGGATGTAGAATAACGATAAATGCTAAAGATCTAGGAGAACAATTCTATCCGCAATATCTTGAAATTGTTCCCATAATTTATAATGAACAAGATAAAAGAGCTCTGGTAAAACTTATTGTAGATCATGCATATTTAAAATTCAAAAGGGCGATGTCCGATGAAGATAAAAAAACAGCAATTGGATTAATGGTTTCATATCTCATGTATTTAGGGATATATCTGAAAAGTGAAGAGTATTCGAAAGAGAATGAAGTTCGTATCCTCTTGGTGGAAGATAATGATAGCCGTCAAGACTTGAGTGAATTTAAGAAAGATGATTATCGATATGAATTACCGATTGTTGAGCACTTTTGTACAGAATTCAAAACTATGTAA